DNA from Archaeoglobus veneficus SNP6:
GTGTTTGATGGAATGTACATCAGGTTGAGGGAAATGATGTCCGCATACTCTGCGACATCCATCGAAGAGCGGATAGCATCTTCTATCGCTTCTCCCTCTGAAAGAAACGGCGGCTTGAGGAGCAGATATGCTTTAACTCTTACCCCGTAATCTTTGAGCTTTTCCGCTGCTCTAACAAAGTCTTCAAAGGTAAATCCTTTGTTTATACAGTTTTCCCTTATGAAGTCGTTGCTCGTTTCGAGGCCAATTCCCACTTCCGCTTCGAAGGGCATTGACGCGAGTTCTTTGAGAGCTTCATCTTTGACAAATTCGGGCCTGCTCTCTACTATGAGCTTCTTAACGCTCATGGAGCGCATGAGGCTGTAGAGGTACTCTCTAAACTCGGGCGGCACTTCTCTTGCGTCGAAGAAGCTGCCTGAGGTGAATATTTTGAGAACTTCGAATTCTTTGTCTCTAACGGCTTCATCTATTTGTTCTTTAAGCTCTTCAAGACCAATCCTGCTGTCAGATGCATAGGAGAAGCCGCACATCAGGCACCGCTGCCAGTAGCACCCTCTTGTTCTGAGAATTACAGTAAGACATCTAACAGCTTTCCCGTGGAATCGTTCTTTTTCAATCCACGATGCTACTGGCTTTACCACATTCTCCACCTTCTCAATATCCTAAGCTTCTTTCCGTAGTACAGACCGACGAGCAGGCCTGCGAGATGGGCTGCATGAGCCACGCCCGTTTGAGCGCTGAACGGGAGCATAAAGAGGTCGTATGCAGCGAATAGCAGAAGTGCTGTTCTGATGCCCATTGGAATCATAAAGAAGAACAAAACTCGTATTTCTGGAGCTATAATCGCCAGAGTGCCCATTATACCGTAGATTGCACCGCTCGCACCGAGCGCTGGATAGAGTTCACCCGTTGAATACGCAAAGAGTAAGTAAGCCAGGTTTCCGGCAATTCCTGAAAGGAAGAATATTTTGAGATAGTTGTTGCCTCCAGCTCTTCTTTCCAGTTCGCTACCGAAGAACAGCAGGACAATCATGTTCACTAAATAGTGGTCGAAGGAGCCGTGGAGGAATATGCACGTGACAATCTGCCATGGCATGACGAAGAGGTAGGAAGGGTGAAGAGCGAGAAATCTCTCGACTGGCAGGATTATTGAGAGGAAGAACATTATCGTGCAAATTCCAATTATGAGGTTGTTGTAGCCGTATGCGGCGATTCCGGAGGGCTTTGGAAGAGGGATATTTACCTTATGAACGTCAACCCTTCTTTTCCTCTTAACCTTAACCGGCACATTCCAGTAGTCGTCCTTCAGACCTGGGCAATCGTGCTCTTCAGGCAATCTGTGTTCCGAACAGAAATAACCACCACAGTAACTGCACTGGTATGGCATCCAATCTTCTTTTCCGCAGTAATCGCAACGCTTCACTTCTCTGCCTTCTACGGGCGAGTATTAATTATTTTCCATAGTTTTATAACCAGTATCTCACGACTGAAGACATGCTCCGTCCAAAGGGTCTCGCCATTGACATCGACGGAACCATAACATACAGGAATCGAAGCCTGAACTGTAAGGCCGTTGAAGCTCTCAGGAAGGTAAAAATCCCTGTAGTTCTTGCAACTGGCAACATATCCTGTTTCGCAAGAACTGCTGCAAAGCTTATAGGCGTCTCAGACATTGTTATATGCGAAAATGGAGGTATTGTTCGATTCAGCTACGATGGCGACGACATAGTGCTTGGGGACATAAGCAAATGCCTTAAAGCGGCTGAAATTCTCAAAGAGTACTTTGAAATCGAATTCCTTGACGCTGAGTACAGGAAGTCGGAGGTCTGTCTTCGCAGAAACTTTCCTATTGAAGAGGCGAGGAAAATTCTTCACGATGCAAAGCTTGATGTTAAAATCGTCGATTCAGGTTTTGCGTACCACATAATGGATGCGAAGGTCAGCAAAGGAAGGGCTCTTGAGTACATAGCTGATGAACTTGGTATAAGTCCGAAGGAGTTCGCTGCAATTGGTGATTCTGAGAACGACATAGACCTGATTAAGGCTGCCGGCCTCGGTATTGCCGTTGGAGATGCTGACTTAAAGCTCAAAATGGAGGCCGACGTGGTAGTCTCGAAGAAGAATGGCGATGGAGTTGTTGAAGCACTTGAGCTTCTGGGCTTAATTTAACTCTTTCTAAGATTCTCGAGAAAATCACCGACAGCAGTACCGATAATGAAGAATACCGCAAAGAAGAATACGAGGATTGCGATGGCAACTCCTGTTCCGAGTGCTAAAGCGTTTGACAATTCGGGCAATCTTGTTCCTAGGAGACCAAATACGATGCCTATTAGTATACCCACCGCTGCAGATTCTTTGAGCAGCTTCATTCTGTTTTCTTTTCCTGGTTTTATAAATCCATAGATTACTCCAAATACGAATGCTGCTAAAATATACATCACGATGTTTCTACTTACAACTACAACATTTAAAAAAGTTATGGAATTAGATTTTGGTCAACCGAAAAATTCAAATACATTTTGAATATATATTCACAGTGTGAGAGTAATGCGAAGATGTGGAAAACGCATGCGAAGGATGCAGAGAAGGCACTCTGGATGCCAGAGACGCTGGCGAAGATGTTCAGCGTGGACTTTTCGCGAAGTAGCATATGATTCACTTACGCCCGTAGAGGTACACGAGATCGACCCGAAAGTTGCAAAAATACTGTCATTACTTCCACACCGCGATTGCGGAGCGTGCAGTTACGATACATGCTATGACCTTGCAGTTGCAATAGCGGAGAGAAGAGAAAAACCCGACGCTTGCAGGATTGTGGGGAAGAAAGTAGGTAGTGTGATTGAGAAAATTTTGAGGAGGTGA
Protein-coding regions in this window:
- a CDS encoding (Fe-S)-binding protein encodes the protein MRRMQRRHSGCQRRWRRCSAWTFREVAYDSLTPVEVHEIDPKVAKILSLLPHRDCGACSYDTCYDLAVAIAERREKPDACRIVGKKVGSVIEKILRR
- a CDS encoding archaeosine biosynthesis radical SAM protein RaSEA; translation: MVKPVASWIEKERFHGKAVRCLTVILRTRGCYWQRCLMCGFSYASDSRIGLEELKEQIDEAVRDKEFEVLKIFTSGSFFDAREVPPEFREYLYSLMRSMSVKKLIVESRPEFVKDEALKELASMPFEAEVGIGLETSNDFIRENCINKGFTFEDFVRAAEKLKDYGVRVKAYLLLKPPFLSEGEAIEDAIRSSMDVAEYADIISLNLMYIPSNTYVERLWQRNLYRPPWLWSAIEVLRQVRSEGIEIMCDPVAAGSERGPHNCRKCDRDVAMAIKEFSLSQNVADLDVSCDCVHIWQRVVELERYSRLPLVR
- a CDS encoding rhomboid family intramembrane serine protease gives rise to the protein MKRCDYCGKEDWMPYQCSYCGGYFCSEHRLPEEHDCPGLKDDYWNVPVKVKRKRRVDVHKVNIPLPKPSGIAAYGYNNLIIGICTIMFFLSIILPVERFLALHPSYLFVMPWQIVTCIFLHGSFDHYLVNMIVLLFFGSELERRAGGNNYLKIFFLSGIAGNLAYLLFAYSTGELYPALGASGAIYGIMGTLAIIAPEIRVLFFFMIPMGIRTALLLFAAYDLFMLPFSAQTGVAHAAHLAGLLVGLYYGKKLRILRRWRMW
- a CDS encoding phosphoglycolate phosphatase translates to MLRPKGLAIDIDGTITYRNRSLNCKAVEALRKVKIPVVLATGNISCFARTAAKLIGVSDIVICENGGIVRFSYDGDDIVLGDISKCLKAAEILKEYFEIEFLDAEYRKSEVCLRRNFPIEEARKILHDAKLDVKIVDSGFAYHIMDAKVSKGRALEYIADELGISPKEFAAIGDSENDIDLIKAAGLGIAVGDADLKLKMEADVVVSKKNGDGVVEALELLGLI